One window of Papaver somniferum cultivar HN1 chromosome 9, ASM357369v1, whole genome shotgun sequence genomic DNA carries:
- the LOC113310910 gene encoding cyclin-dependent kinase B1-1, with product MEKYEKLEKVGEGTYGKVYKAKDKITGQLVALKKTRLEMDEEGVPPTALREVSLLQMLSQTIYIVRLLCVEHVDNKNGKPLLYLVFEYLDTDLKKFVDTYRRGPNPRPVPPSVIQSFMFQLCKGVAHCHSHGVLHRDLKPQNLLVDKEKGILKIADLGLGRAFTVPLKSYTHEIVTLWYRAPEVLLGSSHYSTGVDMWSVGCIFAEMARRQALFPGDSELQQLLHIFRLLGTPSEEQWPGVSALRDWHEYPQWKPQNLARAVPSLEADGVDLLTKMLQYDPANRISAKEALEHPYFDSLDKSQF from the exons ATGGAGAAATATGAGAAGCTTGAGAAAGTAGGAGAAGGAACATATGGGAAAGTATACAAAGCAAAGGACAAAATCACAGGACAACTTGTTGCACTGAAGAAAACACGTTTAGAAATGGATGAAGAAGGTGTACCACCAACTGCTCTTCGTGAGGTTTCTTTGTTACAAATGTTATCACAAACGATTTACATCGTTCGATTGCTTTGTGTTGAACATGTTGATAATAAGAATGGGAAGCCTCTTTTGTATCTGGTTTTTGAATATCTTGATACTGATCTCAAGAAATTTGTTGATACTTATCGAAGAGGTCCTAATCCTAGACCTGTACCTCCTTCTGTTATTcag AGTTTCATGTTTCAGTTGTGTAAAGGAGTTGCACATTGTCATAGTCATGGCGTGCTTCACAGAGATTTAAAACCCCAAAATCTTTTGGTGGATAAAGAAAAAGGTATTCTTAAGATTGCAGATCTTGGGCTTGGAAGGGCATTTACTGTACCTCTTAAGAGTTACACGCATGAG attgttactcTTTGGTACAGAGCACCAGAGGTACTATTAGGATCAAGCCATTACTCAACTGGAGTGGATATGTGGTCTGTTGGATGCATATTTG CTGAAATGGCAAGACGACAAGCTTTATTTCCTGGTGACTCAGAGTTGCAGCAACTGCTTCATATTTTCAG ACTGTTAGGAACTCCATCTGAGGAGCAATGGCCAGGAGTTAGTGCATTGAGGGATTGGCACGAGTATCCACAGTGGAAACCTCAGAACTTAGCGCGCGCTGTACCATCATTGGAAGCTGATGGTGTTGATCTCCTAACG AAGATGCTCCAGTATGATCCTGCAAATAGAATCTCGGCCAAGGAAGCACTTGAACACCCTTACTTCGACAGCCTCGACAAGTCTCAGTTCTAG